In Alphaproteobacteria bacterium, one genomic interval encodes:
- a CDS encoding ABC transporter substrate-binding protein has translation MRRYFLSFAFIASLSFLFNPADAAVSKANELTFSLKGDIHSMDPYGLYEVITTGYLYNVYDTLVTLDKDLKIVPGLAESWVSKSPTLMEMKLRQNVKFHEGEAFTADDVIFSYKRSISEGSDVKAVIASVKDIRKIDDFTIEVETHASNPTLLAELYGVMIMSKSWCEKHDATKVAQLTKNEKGYADLHANGTGPFKLEKREPEIQTILVRNHNWWGKFEGNIERAIFKPIANDATRVAGLVTGELDLITPVPLQDKTRVEAVSSLEIVTKPSLNTIYMVLNVGVNELPSSGIKGKNPLQDIRVREAIYRAIDIEAIQKKIMQGTSKPTALMIGPGIHGYDADLDKRLPYDPELSKKLLAEAGYPEGFKMAFDNSNDRYIKDEAIAQALAAMLRKVGITLTLNSTTKSKYFAKVLGGDTESYLMGWMPGTYDALDPYSNLCETNGKYNIGKYSNPKLDEMIQKAQVELDETKRQEYVREILQIQQKDMAQIPLHQESLVWGKRKNINVVQRADDYLMLHLFSKN, from the coding sequence ATGCGCCGTTATTTTTTATCTTTTGCATTTATTGCAAGCCTGTCTTTTTTATTCAATCCTGCGGATGCCGCAGTATCAAAAGCAAATGAATTAACTTTTTCTTTAAAAGGCGATATCCATAGCATGGACCCTTATGGTCTTTATGAAGTTATTACAACTGGTTATCTTTATAATGTTTATGATACTCTTGTAACACTCGATAAAGACTTAAAAATTGTGCCAGGTCTTGCTGAATCCTGGGTCAGTAAAAGCCCAACCTTAATGGAAATGAAACTTCGCCAAAATGTTAAATTTCATGAAGGTGAAGCATTCACGGCAGATGACGTTATTTTTTCCTATAAACGTTCTATTTCTGAAGGATCCGACGTTAAAGCAGTTATTGCAAGTGTAAAAGATATTCGCAAAATTGATGATTTTACGATTGAAGTTGAAACACATGCATCAAACCCAACTCTTTTAGCAGAACTTTACGGCGTTATGATCATGTCAAAATCTTGGTGTGAAAAACATGATGCGACTAAAGTTGCGCAACTTACTAAAAACGAAAAAGGCTATGCTGATTTGCATGCGAATGGAACAGGTCCTTTCAAACTTGAAAAAAGAGAACCTGAAATTCAAACCATTCTAGTACGCAACCACAATTGGTGGGGAAAATTTGAAGGCAATATTGAACGCGCTATTTTTAAACCGATTGCAAATGATGCAACGCGCGTTGCAGGTCTAGTAACAGGTGAACTTGATCTTATAACACCCGTTCCTTTGCAAGATAAAACACGTGTAGAGGCTGTTTCATCTCTTGAAATAGTAACAAAACCAAGTCTTAATACAATTTATATGGTTCTCAATGTAGGCGTAAATGAACTTCCTTCATCGGGTATTAAAGGTAAAAACCCATTACAAGATATCCGCGTCAGAGAAGCTATATATCGTGCAATCGACATTGAAGCGATCCAGAAAAAAATCATGCAAGGAACGTCAAAACCAACAGCGTTAATGATCGGACCTGGGATTCATGGATATGACGCAGATTTAGATAAAAGATTACCTTACGATCCTGAATTATCTAAAAAACTTTTAGCTGAAGCTGGATATCCAGAAGGCTTTAAAATGGCTTTTGATAATTCAAATGATCGTTACATTAAAGATGAAGCTATTGCACAAGCACTTGCTGCTATGCTTCGAAAAGTTGGTATAACGCTAACGTTAAACTCAACAACCAAGTCAAAATATTTTGCAAAAGTTTTAGGTGGTGATACAGAATCTTACCTTATGGGTTGGATGCCAGGTACTTATGATGCCCTTGATCCTTATTCAAATCTTTGTGAAACAAACGGTAAATATAATATAGGTAAATATTCTAACCCGAAACTTGATGAGATGATTCAAAAAGCACAAGTAGAGCTTGATGAGACAAAACGTCAAGAATATGTGCGTGAAATACTCCAAATCCAACAAAAAGATATGGCACAGATTCCACTTCATCAAGAATCATTGGTTTGGGGAAAACGTAAAAATATTAATGTTGTCCAACGTGCAGATGATTACTTAATGCTTCATCTGTTTTCTAAAAACTAG